A genomic region of Kluyveromyces marxianus DMKU3-1042 DNA, complete genome, chromosome 5 contains the following coding sequences:
- the TFB2 gene encoding TFIIH/NER complex subunit TFB2: MSLNLFKTTVNDYLEGLPEQVQSRLYESPATCLAIYRLLSPMAKFFMMSMLFQDHDVSLRDLDKWVKHDAKFQLQYSIKSMKSLNLIIEGESKQPFMIQLNPIFKKSFKNVLTGGEINNSFGDVTDDDNNVSIVMLDEYSAEKWENILHYMVGTPNTNAPGGKVLDLLQHSGLMEEANYGELKITNQGFQFLLQDVNAQIWTLLLQYLKMAETLQMDPVDVLNFIFMLGALQLGKAYKVDMLSNTQRIMLQDMRDYGLIYQNQSDFKKFYPTRLATLLTSDTKAFRSASVALDSVLHKANDGAAATEGEGLPDESAEQTQDGALIIETNFKLYSYSNSPLQIAILSLFAHLKSRFANMVTGQLTRESVRNALLNGITADQIIAYLETHAHPKMRRLAEENLNKKLELDSSTNETLQVLPPTVVDQIRLWQLELDRIMSYEGYLYTDFDSYQEYQTVVDYAKDIGVLLWQNDKKKMFFVSNEGNSQVLDFHRRNFKK; the protein is encoded by the coding sequence ATGAGCCTGAATCTCTTCAAGACCACTGTCAATGATTATTTAGAAGGCCTTCCCGAACAAGTTCAGTCAAGGCTCTATGAGTCTCCAGCAACATGTTTAGCAATTTATAGGTTACTTTCTCCAATGGCTAAATTCTTTATGATGTCGATGTTATTCCAAGATCACGATGTTTCTTTGAGAGATCTAGATAAATGGGTGAAACATGATGCCAAGTTCCAACTTCAGTACTCGATCAAGTCTATGAAGTCTTTAAATCTTATCATAGAAGGTGAATCAAAACAACCGTTCATGATTCAATTAAACCCCATTTTTAAGAAGTCATTCAAAAATGTTTTGACTGGTGGAGAAATTAATAATTCCTTTGGTGATGTtacagatgatgataataacGTTTCTATTGTCATGTTGGATGAATATAGCGCCGAGAAATGGGAAAATATTTTACACTATATGGTCGGGACGCCTAATACTAATGCACCTGGTGGTAAAGTTCTTGATCTATTACAACATAGTGGTTTGATGGAAGAAGCGAACTATGGCGAGTTGAAGATCACAAACCAAGGTTTTCAGTTCTTGTTGCAAGATGTCAATGCACAGATATGGACactacttcttcaatatttgaagatgGCTGAAACTTTACAGATGGACCCtgttgatgttttgaattttattttcatgtTAGGTGCATTACAATTGGGGAAAGCTTACAAGGTAGATATGTTGAGTAATACTCAAAGGATCATGTTACAAGATATGAGAGACTATGGTTTAATTTATCAGAATCAGTCCgacttcaagaaattctaTCCAACAAGATTGGCCACATTACTAACATCTGATACAAAAGCATTCAGAAGTGCATCAGTAGCCTTGGATAGCGTTTTACACAAAGCCAATGATGGAGCTGCAGCCACAGAAGGTGAAGGGCTTCCAGATGAGTCTGCGGAACAAACTCAAGATGGTGCTTTAATTATAGAAACAAATTTCAAACTTTATTCATATTCTAATTCTCCATTACAGATTGCAATCTTATCATTGTTCGCACATTTGAAATCTAGGTTTGCCAATATGGTCACAGGCCAATTGACTAGAGAATCAGTAAGAAATGCATTGTTGAATGGTATCACTGCAGATCAGATTATTGCATATTTGGAGACCCATGCACATCCAAAGATGAGGCGATTAGCAGAGGAAAACTTGAATAAAAAACTAGAACTTGATTCATCCACAAATGAGACCCTTCAAGTTTTACCGCCAACTGTTGTGGATCAAATCAGATTATGGCAACTTGAATTGGACAGAATCATGAGTTACGAAGGGTATTTGTACACTGACTTCGACTCATATCAGGAATATCAGACTGTGGTTGACTATGCTAAAGATATTGGTGTGTTGTTATGGCaaaatgataaaaagaagatgtttTTTGTATCCAACGAAGGCAATTCTCAAGTGCTTGATTTTCATAGACGAAACTTtaaaaaatga
- the RET1 gene encoding DNA-directed RNA polymerase III core subunit RET1 gives MVKAEVHDHTNYEKDEAFDALLQPVFRGKKLTDEINTAEDKWNLLPAFLKVKGLVKQHLDSFNYFVDVDLKKIIEANEVILSDVDPEFYLKYVDIRVGHKYNGNKVAMIPPHECRLRDMTYSTPIYVDIEYTRGRSIVLHRDVEIGRMPIMLRSNKCILDGAADNDMARLNECPLDPGGYFIVNGTEKVILVQEQLSKNRIIVEADEKKAIVQASVTSSTHERKSKTYVVTKNDKIYLKHNSIAEEIPIVIVLKACGVVSDLEIMQLVCGNDSSYQDIFAVNFEEAAELNIYTQLQALEFIGAKVKTVRRQKLSILQEGIEAIATTVIAHLTVEALDFREKALYIAMMTRRVVMAIKDPKMVDDRDYVGNKRLELAGQLMSLLFEDLFKKFNNDFKANIDKVLKKPNRAEMYDALLTINVHSNNITTGMNRAISTGNWSLKRFKMERAGVTHVLSRLSYISALGMMTRISSQFEKSRKVSGPRALQPSQFGMLCTSDTPEGEACGLVKNLALMTHITTDDEEGPIKKICFLLGVENISLVDSASLHLNFGVYLNGTIIGTTRFPTKFVTQFRSLRRTGKVSEFISIYTNTHQKAVHIATDGGRICRPLIIVQDGKSSVTADHIRDLLAGKLQFDDFLKLGLVEYLDVNEENDSFIALYERDLSEQITHLEIEPFTVLGAVAGLIPYPHHNQSPRNTYQCAMGKQAIGAIAYNQFKRIDTLLYLMIYPQQPMVKTKTIELIDYDKLPAGQNATVAVMSYSGYDIEDALVLNKSSIDRGFGRCETRRKNTTILKRYPNHTQDIIGGMRVDEKGEPIWQHQALGPDGLGEVGMKVESGQIYVNKSIPTNASDSILAQTQAQYKETPVVYRAPEPSHIDQVMMSVSDNDQALIKVLLRQNRRPELGDKFSSRHGQKGVCGIIVQQEDLPFNDQGVVPDIIMNPHGFPSRMTVGKMIELISGKAGVLNGSLEYGTCFGGSKLEDMSKILVDNGFNYSGKDMLYSGITGECLQAYIFFGPIYYQKLKHMVLDKMHARARGPRAVLTRQPTEGRSRDGGLRLGEMERDCVIAYGASQLLLERLMISSDAFEVDVCEKCGLMGYSGWCTSCKTTEHVVKMTIPYAAKLLFQELLAMNIAPRLKLGDEFET, from the coding sequence ATGGTTAAAGCAGAGGTTCATGACCACACTAACTATGAGAAAGATGAAGCTTTTGATGCTCTTTTACAGCCAGTTTTTAGAGGTAAGAAATTAACCGATGAGATTAATACTGCAGAGGATAAGTGGAATCTTTTACCTGCATTTTTGAAAGTGAAGGGTTTAGTGAAACAGCATTTGGATTCTTTCAACTACTTTGTAGATGTCgacttgaaaaaaattatcGAAGCTAATGAGGTAATACTTTCAGATGTTGATCCGGAATTTTATTTGAAATATGTGGATATCAGGGTCGGTCATAAATATAATGGGAACAAAGTGGCTATGATTCCACCACACGAATGTAGACTAAGAGATATGACGTACAGTACTCCAATCTATGTTGATATTGAGTACACTAGGGGTAGGTCTATCGTTTTGCACAGAGATGTGGAGATTGGAAGAATGCCAATCATGTTAAGATCAAACAAATGTATTTTGGATGGTGCGGCAGATAATGACATGGCAAGATTGAACGAATGTCCTCTTGACCCAGGAGgatattttattgttaACGGTACAGAAAAAGTCATTTTAGTGCAAGAACAATTATCGAAGAATCGTATCATTGTTGAAGctgatgaaaaaaaagccaTTGTTCAAGCTTCCGTTACTTCTTCTACACACGAGAGAAAATCTAAGACATATGTTGTCACcaaaaatgataaaatatACCTTAAACACAATTCTATTGCTGAAGAAATTCCGATAGTAATTGTCTTAAAAGCATGTGGTGTTGTTTCTGATTTGGAAATTATGCAGTTAGTCTGTGGTAATGATAGTAGTTACCAAGATATCTTTGCAGTTAATTTCGAAGAAGCTGCTGAGTTGAATATATACACCCAATTACAAGCTCTTGAATTTATTGGTGCTAAAGTGAAAACAGTTAGAAGACAAAAATTATCTATCCTACAAGAAGGTATCGAGGCTATAGCAACAACAGTCATTGCTCATTTGACTGTAGAAGCTCTTGACTTTAGAGAGAAGGCACTATATATAGCTATGATGACCCGTAGAGTTGTCATGGCAATTAAAGATCCAAAAATGGTCGATGATAGGGATTACGTTGGTAATAAACGTCTAGAATTGGCTGGTCAATTAATGTCTTTattatttgaagatttgTTTAAAAAGTTTAACAATGACTTCAAAGCTAACATCGACaaagttttgaagaagcCAAACCGTGCGGAAATGTATGATGCACTTTTGACAATTAATGTTCATTCAAACAACATCACAACTGGTATGAATCGTGCAATTTCTACCGGTAATTGGTCTTTAAAACGTTTCAAGATGGAAAGGGCGGGTGTTACCCACGTCTTATCTAGGCTTTCATATATATCTGCCCTTGGTATGATGACAAGAATTTCATCtcaatttgaaaaatcCAGAAAGGTTTCAGGTCCTAGAGCTTTACAACCTTCTCAATTTGGTATGTTGTGCACATCTGATACTCCAGAAGGTGAAGCCTGTGGTTTAGTTAAGAATTTGGCTCTAATGACACATATTACTACcgacgatgaagaaggacCAATTAAGAAAATATGTTTCTTGTTAGGTGTGGAAAACATAAGTTTAGTGGATAGTGCTTCGCTTCACTTAAACTTCGGGGTTTATTTGAATGGTACAATTATCGGTACGACCAGATTCCCAACAAAATTCGTTACTCAGTTCAGAAGTTTAAGAAGAACTGGGAAGGTTTCTGAATTTATTTCCATTTACACAAATACACATCAAAAAGCAGTCCATATTGCAACAGACGGTGGTAGAATTTGTAGACCTCTGATTATTGTTCAGGACGGTAAGTCCAGTGTTACTGCGGATCATATCAGGGACCTTCTTGCTGGTAAGCTGCAGTTCGATGATTTCTTAAAGCTAGGATTGGTCGAATATTTAGATGTTAACGAGGAAAATGATTCTTTCATTGCTTTATATGAACGTGATTTATCTGAGCAAATAACACATCTTGAAATTGAGCCTTTCACAGTTTTAGGGGCTGTTGCGGGTTTAATTCCTTACCCACATCATAATCAATCTCCACGTAACACTTATCAATGTGCGATGGGTAAGCAAGCTATTGGTGCTATAGCTTATAATCAATTTAAGAGAATAGACACATTACTATATCTCATGATATATCCGCAACAACCTATGGTCAAGACCAAGACTATTGAATTAATTGACTACGATAAACTTCCAGCAGGCCAAAATGCCACTGTTGCTGTCATGTCCTATTCTGGTTACGATATTGAAGATGCATTGGTCTTAAACAAGTCTTCCATTGACAGAGGTTTTGGTCGTTGTGAAACACGTCGTAAGAACACAACTATTCTAAAAAGATACCCCAACCATACACAAGATATCATTGGTGGTATGAGAGTGGATGAAAAAGGGGAACCTATATGGCAACACCAAGCACTTGGTCCAGATGGGCTCGGTGAGGTAGGAATGAAGGTTGAGAGTGGTCAAATATATGTTAATAAGTCAATCCCAACTAATGCATCGGATAGCATTTTAGCACAAACACAGGCTCAATACAAAGAGACTCCTGTTGTTTATCGTGCACCGGAACCATCTCATATTGATCAGGTGATGATGTCTGTATCTGACAATGATCAAGCATTGATCAAAGTTTTATTGAGACAGAATAGAAGACCTGAACTTGGAGACAAGTTTTCTTCCAGACACGGTCAAAAAGGTGTTTGTGGTATTATCGTTCAACAGGAAGATCTTCCATTTAATGACCAAGGTGTTGTGCCTGATATTATTATGAACCCTCATGGTTTCCCATCTCGTATGACCGTTGGTAAGATGATTGAACTTATCTCAGGTAAGGCTGGTGTTTTAAATGGTAGTTTAGAATATGGTACTTGCTTTGGTGGTTCCAAACTAGAGGATATGTCTAAAATCCTTGTTGACAACGGATTCAATTATTCGGGTAAGGACATGCTATACTCAGGTATCACCGGTGAATGTCTACAGGCGTACATTTTCTTTGGTCCAATATACTATCAAAAGTTGAAGCATATGGTTTTAGATAAAATGCACGCCAGAGCCAGAGGACCAAGAGCCGTTTTGACGCGTCAACCAACGGAAGGTAGATCTAGAGATGGTGGTTTAAGATTGGGTGAAATGGAACGTGACTGTGTTATTGCATATGGTGCCTCTCAATTACTCTTAGAAAGATTAATGATCAGTTCAGATGCGTTCGAAGTTGATGTTTGTGAAAAGTGTGGTCTAATGGGTTACAGCGGTTGGTGTACTTCTTGTAAGACCACCGAACATGTCGTCAAAATGACCATCCCTTATGCTGCTAAGTTACTCTTCCAAGAATTATTAGCGATGAACATTGCACCTAGATTGAAATTAGGAGACGAATTTGAAACCTGA
- the MEI5 gene encoding Mei5p, whose protein sequence is MNSEFDSDRTLVPESDVSDLNIKCSPQTQRNKQLSNDEESNLKILKEIRKVENEIDRDIRELAKKEVLLKRAVKVLETYSKEVKTLELIEKWRAICQCGMSYLHNSILMKIDRMGGYQEYRKKEMDAAKRQLEYYYDDGIQQQMEDILESPDFFHLPEEEKNEIRDRIDEKVKEAEEEKQKQLKKIESNFQAQDANEMTLEELASKIKVDFSMVYPTQ, encoded by the coding sequence ATGAATTCTGAATTTGATAGTGACCGGACCTTGGTTCCAGAAAGTGACGTAAGTGATCTTAATATCAAGTGTTCACCTCAGACACAGAGAAATAaacaattatcaaatgatgaagaaagtaACCTGAAGATATTAAAAGAGATCAGGAAAGTGGAGAACGAAATTGATCGGGACATCAGAGAGTTGGCCAAAAAGGAAgttttgttgaaaagaGCAGTAAAGGTACTTGAAACATACAGCAAAGAAGTTAAAACACTTGAGTTAATTGAAAAGTGGCGTGCCATATGTCAGTGTGGTATGTCATACTTACACAACAGtatattgatgaaaattGATCGAATGGGGGGATACCAAGAATATagaaaaaaggaaatgGATGCTGCAAAACGTCAATTAGAGTACTACTATGACGATGGtatacaacaacaaatggAAGATATTCTAGAATCACCTGATTTCTTTCATTTacctgaagaagaaaagaatgagaTCAGAGATAGGATAGACGAGAAGGTTAaggaagcagaagaagaaaagcagaaacaattaaaaaaaattgagaGTAATTTCCAAGCGCAGGACGCTAATGAAATGACTCTGGAAGAATTGGCCTCGAAAATAAAAGTAGATTTCAGCATGGTGTACCCAACCCAATAA